One window of the Babesia bovis T2Bo chromosome 2, whole genome shotgun sequence genome contains the following:
- a CDS encoding Concanavalin A-like lectin/glucanases family protein has product MYMRYIPWLVGFLSTCFTAKFEGCDVVVDSSICITNGNTIVLPKSHRNGRLLHYTFDEDIAVDSSGNGNHAIGALIGRSGFGGVGNAAYFRKNFIYLNDSQLLHVREFTVAFFIFLLMDEVSITNAQKVNSYCPIVHKGIRNSSISECSPEVAINPKDGRLRILLSVESNHTMEIDSNYRLQPHQWYHITVVKDNATVTLYINGIVDFVYSTKGYVRFNPLPLYIGASPYLSMCDVPMLIDEFSIYSRALGRDEIQAEASSVMGGIEPSYITVGCSNCGKQEAMESCPHGYHLCNKFELYTGGYKAALRLSIPPNTIMAAASAEPSYGVALCCANLQD; this is encoded by the exons ATGTATATGCGTTATATTCCATGGTTAGTGGGCTTTTTGTCCACTTGTTTCACTGCTAAGTTTGAGGGTTGTGACGTTGTTGTGGATTCGTCTATATGTATCACAAACGGTAATACGATAGTCCTACCGAAGTCACATAGAAACGGTCGTTTACTTCACTACACATTTGATGAAGACATAGCAGTTGACTCTAGTGGGAATGGAAATCATGCCATTGGAGCATTGATAGGCCGTTCTGGCTTTGGAGGTGTTGGAAATGCAGCTTACTTCAGAAAGAATTTTATTTACCTGAATGACTCACAACTGTTACACGTACGGGAATTCACAGTCGCATTCTTCATATTCTTACTAATGGATGAAGTGTCCATAACAAATGCCCAAAAAGTAAATTCTTACTGCCCTATTGTGCATAAGGGTATTCGTAACTCTTCTATCAGTGAATGTTCACCTGAAGTAGCTATAAATCCAAAAGATGGGCGCTTGAGGATACTCCTATCGGTTGAATCGAACCACACAATGGAGATTGACTCTAACTATAGATTGCAACCACATCAGTGGTATCATATAACCGTGGTCAAAGATAACGCTACCGTAACCCTCTACATAAACG GAATAGTGGACTTTGTCTACAGTACGAAAG GATATGTACGTTTTAATCCACTCCCGCTCTATATAGGGGCTTCACCGTACCTTTCTATGTGTGATGTGCCAATGCTTATAGATGAATTCTCTATCTACTCTAGG GCCCTGGGTCGTGACGAGATACAAGCAGAAGCCTCTTCCGTTATGGGCGGTATCGAAccatcatatataacagtAGGATGCAGCAACTGTGG aaaACAAGAAGCTATGGAATCATGTCCACACGGTTATCATCTATGTAACAAATTTGAATTGTACACAG GAGGTTATAAAGCTGCGCTTAGGCTATCGATTCCTCCAAACACCATTATGGCAGCCGCAAGTGCTGAACCTTCCTATGGTGTTGCACTGTGTTGTGCTAATCTACAAGACTAA
- a CDS encoding ATP-dependent Clp protease proteolytic subunit family protein — protein MCIDSKNRQHILTRAQGMLLMAVFHMFQVLSSLFIILLHNASQPSSSWRVQMNPRHGWYHANMPNRPKILIQANNDAKDYKSNSDYLAKVDEFHIRTRTLFLSGELNDEKSYRLINQIFRMNEENPNENIKFYINSPGGSVSAGLAIYDILQSLKMRVETICIGQAASMGAFLLAAGAKGLRSAMPNSRIMIHQPLGGAHGEVTDIKIQANEILHIRQILNAHFSHFTGKSIEQVEQDCERDYYMRPSEAMEYGLIDRICTTRTSHIPIPTAPVIE, from the exons atgtgtattgaTTCTAAAAACCGCCAACACATTCTAACTCGGGCCCAAGGAATGCTCTTAATGGCAGTATTCCATATGTTTCAGGTACTTTCGAGTctttttattatattgttacaCAACGCAAGTCAACCTTCTTCATCATGGCGTGTTCAAATGAATCCTCGTCATGGATGGTACCATGCTAATATGCCAAACCGTCCTAAAATTCTAATCCAAGCCAACAATGATGCAAAGGATTATAAATCTAAC TCGGACTACCTGGCTAAAGTGGATGAATTCCACATTCGAACACGAACGTTGTTCCTTAGTGGTGAACTCAATGATGAAAAATCATACAGATTGATAAATCAGATATTTCGAATGAATGAAGAAAATCccaatgaaaatataaaattttACATCAATTCGCCGGGAGGATCTGTGTCAGCAG GATTAGCAATATACGACATTTTACAAAGTCTTAAAATGCGTGTAGAGACCATATGTATCGGACAAGCAGCATCTATGGGTGCGTTTCTGCTTGCTGCTGGAGCAAAGGGGTTGCGATCCGCAATGCCAAACTCACGTATCATGATCCATCAACCATTGGGAGGTGCACATGGCGAAGTTACTGATATAAAAATACAGGCTAATGAAATACTACACATTCGGCAAATATTGAATGCACATTTTTCGCACTTCACCGGAAAATCCATAGAACAAGTGGAGCAAGATTGTGAACGAGATTACTATATGCGCCCGTCGGAAGCCATGGAATATGGTCTTATTGATCGAATATGTACTACACGAACATCACATATACCCATTCCGACAGCACCAGTCATTGAATAA
- a CDS encoding Hsp20/alpha crystallin family protein produces the protein MSCIMRCNNADQEVIIDEQTGLPIKSHDYNKLSGENRRNHSEKPSVIYKPSTTVPQNTLLEIPPPKELENPITFNPTVDTFFDADNNKLVLLMELPGFSSTDINVECGWGELIISGPRNKDELYEKFGNNLDIHIRERKVGYFYRRFKLPNNAIDKSISVGYSNGILDIRIECSQFSEMRRVQIDAKA, from the exons ATGTCGTGTATTATGAGGTGCAACAACGCCGACCAGGAGGTCATCATCGACGAGCAGACTGGTCTCCCTATCAAGAGCCACGACTAC AATAAATTGTCAGGTGAAAATCGTCGAAATCAT AGTGAGAAGCCATCTGTCATCTACAAGCCTTCTACCACTGTCCCACAGAACACTCTTCTTGAGATTCCTCCTCCTAAGGAGTTGGAGAACCCGATTACTTTCAACCCAACTGTGGACACTTTCTTTGATGCTGACAACAACAAATTGGTTTTGTTGATGGAACTTCCTGGTTTCAGCAGCACTGACATCAATGTTGAGTGTGGTTGGGGTGAATTGATCATCAGCGGCCCTCGTAACAAGGATGAGCTTTACGAGAAATTCGGTAACAACTTGGACATTCACATTCGTGAGCGTAAGGTTGGTTACTTCTACAGGCGTTTCAAGCTTCCCAACAACGCCATTGACAAGAGCATTAGCGTTGGCTACTCTAATGGTATTTTGGACATCAGGATCGAGTGCTCTCAATTCTCTGAGATGCGCCGCGTTCAGATTGACGCCAAGGCCTAA
- a CDS encoding Sedlin N-terminal conserved region family protein, whose protein sequence is MNNDTNIVIFIAIIGEQRELIVWRTFAGHNEADLHLSAYAAMDIIQEKLVIQHYSSTARDNAEPYLGFITPTLVGEEFYKIHAYSAATGFTVIGIFNDQDLHPTTIKRFFEKIHTLFAMTICNPLMSMRFQSPKFISEIDRIAATFTKSE, encoded by the exons ATGAACAACGATACTAACATTGTCATTTTTATCGCAATAATCGGTGAACAA CGCGAGCTAATTGTATGGCGAACATTTGCTGGTCACAATGAAGCTGATCTACATTTATCCGCTTACGCCGCGATGGATATCATACAGGAAAAGC TGGTAATTCAACATTATTCTTCAACTGCTAGAGATAATGCTGAACCTTATCTCGGTTTTATTACCCCAACCTTAGTGGGTGAGGAATTTTACAAAATTCATGCGTACTCTGCTGCTACCGGTTTTACAGTCATTGGTATATTCAATGATCAGGATTTACATCCAACTACAATAAAACGA TTTTTTGAAAAAATTCACACTTTATTTGCGATGACCATATGCAACCCATTGATGTCGATGAGATTCCAATCCCCAAAATTCATCTCAGAGATAG aTCGGATAGCTGCTACGTTTACAAAGTCGGAGTGA
- a CDS encoding putative integral membrane protein, translated as MLNSQAFKPSYFLRICRRWKVTNNAHRNALSTSPSVIVKRDVISRYHFPKNKDALLLETERLNHAERVYQHLSIAFPFIAFVIALSVPLGIIVAFLFNDKQKLNKALIDSVESSVNNTSLQLITAKDLIKLVHARVPTIILYFHPSGNDEQANMLNLHSVLLKEISALKGSPLNVYRLNVMEQSDALNPLLKNAIKNAPGVFMQLVIPTENESNVISIQPPISVESFVVHIASLLEHFGMKFSKDSDELSALDRRLLRVKRCFFNLSMNGQVRFLESPNLSILEKQCEQNLERTKTIL; from the exons ATGTTAAATAGTCAGGCATTTAAGCCTTCATATTTTTTACGTATATGTCGCCGATGGAAAGTAACAAATAATGCACATCGCAACGCTTTAAGCACATCGCCTTCAGTGATCGTCAAAAGGGATGTTATATCTAGATACCATTTTCCTAAAAATAAAGATGCGCTTTTGTTAGAAACAGAACGTTTAAACCATGCCGAACGCGTTTATCAGCACTTATCTATAG CATTCCCCTTTATCGCATTTGTAATTGCTTTATCTGTGCCGCTGGGAATAATTGTGGCGTTCCTGTTCAATGACAAGCAGAA GCTCAATAAAGCTCTTATAGACAGTGTAGAATCTTCGGTGAATAATACTAGCCTACAATTGATCACAGCTAAGGATTTAATAAAGCTTGTGCACGCTAGGGTACCGACAATAATACTATATTTCCATCCTAGTGGAAATGACGAACAAGCGAATATGCTTAATTTGCACTCTGTTCTGCTGAAGGAAATATCCGCTTTAAAGGG ATCGCCTCTAAATGTTTATCGGCTCAATGTAATGGAACAGTCGGACGCACTCAATCCTTTGTTGAAAAATGCAATTAAAAATGCGCCTGGAGTTTTTATGCAGTTGGTCATACCTACTGAGAATGAATCTAATGTGATTTCCATACAACCTCCAATATCCGTCGAATCGTTTGTTGTACACATAGCTAGTTTGTTGGAGCATTTTGGGATGAAATTTTCTAAGGACAGTGATGAATTATCTGCGTTGGACAGACGATTATTACGCGTAAAGCGGTGCTTTTTCAACTTGAGTATGAATGGCCAAGTACGATTTTTAGAAAGTCCGAACCTTTCGATTTTAGAAAAACAATGTGAACAGAATTTGGAACGTACtaaaacaatattatgA